The Streptomyces sp. NBC_01689 genome includes a window with the following:
- a CDS encoding sugar phosphate isomerase/epimerase family protein: MKLAFSTLGVPALPVPDVVRLAAAHGYHGVELRAHPEEPVHPGLGPAERAGVTAAFEAGGVEIMGLAGYTRVAAPGDDAPVVAELRGLLDLARDLSAPFVRVFPGAPAGQSAEEADATAARRLGTAAEYAADLGVRILLETHDSHRTGADATRILGLVGHHHVGSLWDVMHTWLGGEEPPSTYAALSTYLGYVQVKDIASAEDTTPLPLGAGVLPLAECVELLSREGWDGWLCWEYEKRWYEAAAPLPGLLGPGREHLGRLLNESA; the protein is encoded by the coding sequence ATGAAGCTGGCCTTCTCCACGCTCGGCGTGCCCGCGCTCCCCGTCCCCGACGTCGTACGGCTCGCCGCCGCGCACGGCTATCACGGCGTGGAGCTGCGCGCGCATCCCGAGGAGCCGGTGCACCCCGGGCTCGGACCGGCCGAGCGGGCCGGCGTGACCGCCGCGTTCGAGGCGGGCGGTGTCGAGATCATGGGCCTGGCCGGGTACACCCGGGTGGCCGCACCGGGCGACGACGCCCCCGTCGTCGCCGAGCTGCGCGGACTCCTGGACCTGGCGCGGGACCTCTCGGCGCCCTTCGTCCGCGTCTTCCCGGGCGCACCTGCCGGACAGAGCGCCGAGGAGGCCGACGCGACGGCGGCGCGACGGCTCGGGACGGCCGCGGAGTACGCCGCCGACCTGGGCGTACGCATCCTGCTGGAGACCCACGACTCGCACCGCACCGGCGCGGACGCGACGCGGATCCTGGGCCTGGTCGGCCATCACCACGTGGGCTCGCTGTGGGACGTCATGCACACCTGGCTCGGCGGCGAGGAGCCGCCTTCGACGTACGCGGCCCTGTCCACGTACCTCGGTTATGTGCAGGTCAAGGACATCGCGTCCGCCGAGGACACCACCCCGCTCCCGCTGGGCGCGGGCGTCCTGCCGCTCGCGGAGTGCGTGGAACTGCTCTCCCGCGAGGGCTGGGACGGCTGGTTGTGCTGGGAGTACGAGAAGCGGTGGTACGAGGCAGCCGCGCCGCTCCCGGGACTGCTGGGTCCGGGCCGGGAGCACCTCGGACGTCTGCTGAACGAGTCGGCGTAG
- a CDS encoding alkaline phosphatase family protein: protein MTELTRRRLLGSAAGALGGAAALSLLPPSVQKAVAAGPPRHGSLRDIEHVVMLMQENRSFDHYFGTLSGVRGFADPHALKLDTGRSVFYQPDAVNPKGYLLPFHLDTHTSSAQAIPSTSHAWAVQHEAWNGGRMDQWLPAHRKADGANGPYVMGYYTREDIPFQFALAETFTVCDNYFCSVFGPTWPNRLYWMTGTIDPGGTQGGPVLVNKAPTPYRWTTYAERLQAAGVSWKVYQQDDDYGCNMLEQFAGFRAAQPGSDLYERGVRPQPEGTFEDDARNDRLPAVSWIMPTSYQSEHPDYLPAAGADFVASKIEAIASNPKVWRKTAFILNYDENDGLFDHVPPPTPAAGTADEFVQGLPIGGGFRVPAIIVSPWTVGGWVATEAFDHTSALQFLERFTGVEEPNVSDWRRSTFGDLTSAFRFSHSSPRAPRLPDDTAEQLEKAKEEVATLPKPTLPGADQSFPHQERGRRPHV from the coding sequence ATGACCGAGTTGACACGTCGTAGACTCCTGGGTTCGGCCGCCGGCGCGCTGGGCGGCGCCGCGGCACTCTCCCTTCTCCCGCCGAGCGTCCAGAAGGCCGTCGCGGCCGGACCGCCCCGGCACGGTTCGCTCCGCGACATCGAGCACGTCGTCATGCTGATGCAGGAGAACCGGTCGTTCGACCACTACTTCGGCACGCTGTCGGGTGTCCGGGGGTTCGCCGACCCCCACGCGCTGAAGCTCGACACCGGACGGTCGGTCTTCTACCAGCCCGACGCGGTCAACCCGAAGGGGTACCTGCTCCCCTTCCACCTCGACACCCACACGTCCAGTGCCCAGGCCATTCCCTCCACGAGCCACGCGTGGGCCGTGCAGCACGAGGCGTGGAACGGCGGCAGGATGGACCAGTGGCTGCCGGCGCACCGCAAGGCGGACGGGGCGAACGGCCCGTACGTGATGGGCTACTACACGCGCGAGGACATCCCGTTCCAGTTCGCGCTCGCCGAGACGTTCACCGTCTGCGACAACTACTTCTGCTCGGTGTTCGGGCCGACCTGGCCCAACCGGCTGTACTGGATGACGGGGACGATCGACCCGGGCGGGACCCAGGGCGGTCCGGTCCTCGTCAACAAGGCCCCGACGCCGTACCGGTGGACGACGTACGCGGAGCGGCTGCAGGCGGCCGGCGTCAGCTGGAAGGTGTACCAGCAGGACGACGACTACGGCTGCAACATGCTGGAGCAGTTCGCCGGCTTCCGTGCCGCGCAGCCCGGTTCCGATCTGTACGAGCGCGGGGTGCGGCCGCAGCCGGAGGGGACGTTCGAGGACGACGCCCGCAACGACCGGCTGCCGGCGGTGTCGTGGATCATGCCGACCAGTTACCAGTCGGAGCATCCGGACTATCTGCCCGCGGCGGGCGCGGATTTCGTCGCCTCGAAGATCGAGGCGATCGCGTCGAACCCGAAGGTGTGGCGGAAGACCGCGTTCATCCTCAACTACGACGAGAACGACGGCCTGTTCGACCACGTGCCACCGCCCACGCCGGCGGCCGGGACGGCCGACGAGTTCGTGCAGGGGCTGCCGATCGGGGGCGGCTTCCGGGTGCCCGCGATCATCGTCTCGCCGTGGACGGTGGGGGGCTGGGTGGCGACGGAGGCGTTCGACCACACCTCCGCGCTGCAGTTCCTGGAGCGGTTCACGGGGGTCGAGGAGCCGAACGTCAGCGACTGGCGCCGGTCGACGTTCGGTGACCTCACGTCCGCGTTCCGGTTCTCCCACTCCAGCCCGCGTGCGCCGCGTCTGCCGGACGACACGGCGGAGCAGCTGGAGAAGGCGAAGGAGGAAGTGGCGACCCTCCCGAAGCCCACGCTTCCCGGTGCCGACCAGTCCTTCCCCCACCAGGAGAGGGGCCGCCGCCCGCACGTGTGA
- a CDS encoding glycoside hydrolase family 3 protein: MRDSSTGSTASPSRRTVLAATAATTAALALNTAPAGAAGGHHDDTSLRALISRMTLEEKVGQLFVMRVYGHSATAPDQADIDANLTELGVRTAAELIARYRVGGIIYFTWAHNTRDPHQIAALSNGIQRVSLAQPRGLPVLISTDQEHGIVARVGKPATLFPGAMALGAGGSREDARTVGRLSGTELRALGIRQDYSPVADVNVNPANPVIGVRSFGADPRAVARLVTAEVEGYRGAGVAATSKHFPGHGDTAVDSHFGFPVITHSRQLWSDLDAVPFRAAIRAGIDSIMTAHIMVPALDPAGDPATLSRPILTGILREELGYDGVVVTDSLGMEGVRTKYGDDRVPVLALKAGVDQLLNPPSIDVAWHAVLDAVRGGELTEARLDESILRVLRLKAKLGLLDDPYVGDTGVDRAVGTAAHLRAADRIAERTTTLLVNKRGLLPLSRRTHRRVLVVGADPASPTGTDGPPTTVLAAALTALGFTATALSTGTAPTGAAVDGAVAAAAGADAVVVATYNVTAASSQRTLVDRLAATGVPVVVIAVRNPYDVAHLPTADAHLAAYSWTDVELRAAARVIAGRAAPRGRLPVAVQRADDPAQVLYPIGYGMTY; the protein is encoded by the coding sequence GTGCGCGACTCCAGCACGGGAAGCACCGCATCACCGTCCAGACGTACGGTTCTCGCCGCCACCGCCGCGACCACCGCCGCTCTCGCCCTGAACACGGCCCCCGCCGGGGCCGCCGGGGGCCACCATGACGACACGTCACTCCGCGCCCTGATCTCCCGCATGACGCTGGAGGAGAAGGTCGGCCAGCTCTTCGTGATGCGGGTGTACGGCCACTCGGCCACCGCCCCCGACCAGGCCGACATCGACGCCAACCTCACGGAACTCGGCGTCAGGACGGCCGCCGAACTGATCGCCCGTTACCGCGTCGGCGGCATCATCTACTTCACCTGGGCCCACAACACCCGTGACCCGCACCAGATCGCGGCTCTGTCCAACGGCATCCAGCGGGTCTCGCTGGCCCAGCCACGCGGGCTGCCCGTGCTGATCTCCACCGACCAGGAGCACGGCATAGTGGCCAGGGTCGGCAAGCCCGCCACGCTGTTCCCGGGCGCGATGGCGCTGGGTGCGGGCGGCTCGCGGGAGGACGCCCGCACGGTCGGGCGGCTCAGCGGCACCGAACTGCGCGCGCTCGGCATCCGGCAGGACTACTCCCCGGTCGCCGACGTGAACGTCAACCCGGCCAACCCGGTCATCGGCGTCCGCTCCTTCGGTGCCGACCCCCGGGCGGTGGCCCGGCTGGTGACGGCCGAGGTGGAGGGGTACCGCGGCGCGGGCGTGGCCGCCACGTCCAAGCACTTCCCTGGCCACGGCGACACCGCCGTGGACAGCCACTTCGGCTTCCCGGTCATCACGCACAGCCGTCAGCTGTGGTCGGACCTCGACGCCGTGCCGTTCCGGGCCGCGATCCGGGCCGGTATCGACTCGATCATGACCGCCCACATCATGGTCCCGGCGCTCGACCCGGCCGGTGACCCGGCCACGCTCTCCCGCCCGATCCTCACCGGCATCCTGCGCGAGGAACTCGGCTACGACGGCGTGGTGGTGACGGACTCGCTCGGCATGGAGGGCGTACGGACGAAGTACGGCGACGACCGTGTCCCCGTACTGGCCCTGAAGGCCGGCGTCGACCAGCTCCTCAACCCGCCGTCCATCGACGTCGCCTGGCACGCCGTGCTCGACGCGGTGCGCGGCGGCGAGCTGACCGAGGCCCGTCTCGACGAGTCGATCCTGCGCGTCCTGCGGCTCAAGGCGAAGCTCGGACTGCTCGACGACCCCTACGTCGGCGACACCGGTGTCGACCGGGCCGTCGGCACCGCCGCCCACCTCAGGGCGGCCGACCGGATCGCCGAACGCACCACGACCCTGCTGGTCAACAAGCGGGGCCTGCTGCCGCTCTCCCGCCGTACGCACCGGCGCGTGCTCGTCGTCGGCGCCGATCCGGCCTCGCCCACCGGCACCGACGGTCCGCCGACCACCGTCCTCGCGGCGGCCCTGACCGCGCTGGGATTCACGGCGACGGCACTGTCCACGGGGACGGCACCGACCGGGGCCGCCGTCGACGGGGCGGTCGCGGCCGCCGCCGGAGCGGACGCCGTGGTCGTCGCGACGTACAACGTCACCGCGGCGAGTTCCCAGCGGACGCTCGTCGACCGGCTGGCCGCCACCGGCGTCCCGGTCGTCGTGATCGCCGTCCGCAACCCGTACGACGTCGCCCATCTCCCCACCGCCGACGCCCACTTGGCGGCGTACTCCTGGACGGACGTCGAACTGCGGGCCGCCGCACGGGTGATCGCCGGCCGGGCCGCGCCGCGCGGCAGGCTCCCGGTCGCGGTGCAGCGGGCGGACGACCCCGCCCAGGTGCTGTATCCGATCGGGTACGGAATGACGTACTAG
- a CDS encoding LysR family transcriptional regulator, which translates to MLDLQRLRALHAVSVHGTVGAAAAALGYTPSAVSQQIAKLERETRTVLLERRGRGVRLTEQALRLASTAQQLMAIVERAETELEERRGVPAGRLDLAAFASAARGLLPAVLADLAVRHPALDTRLTEVDPHLSVDLVAKGAVDVAVAHDWDIAPLPAPPGVEQAVIGDDLCDLLVPAGHPLAGRTSVRREELAGERWICQPPGRVCHDWLVRTLRAAGCEPDIVHQADENPTLVALVAAGLGVALIPRLGRGALPEGVVEVPLDPMPVRRLYALWRTGAARRPAIAETVAALRSHWPSASRHDTP; encoded by the coding sequence GTGCTCGACCTCCAGCGGCTGCGCGCCCTGCACGCCGTCTCCGTCCACGGCACGGTCGGCGCCGCCGCGGCGGCGCTCGGGTACACGCCCTCCGCGGTGTCCCAGCAGATCGCCAAACTGGAGCGGGAGACCAGGACCGTGTTGCTCGAACGGCGTGGCCGCGGTGTGCGGCTCACCGAGCAGGCCCTTCGACTGGCCTCCACCGCGCAGCAGTTGATGGCCATCGTGGAGCGTGCCGAGACCGAACTGGAGGAGCGGCGCGGGGTTCCCGCGGGGCGGCTGGACCTCGCCGCGTTCGCCAGCGCGGCCCGCGGGCTGCTGCCCGCCGTCCTGGCCGACCTGGCCGTCCGGCATCCCGCCCTCGACACCCGGCTCACCGAGGTCGACCCGCATCTCTCCGTGGACCTGGTCGCCAAGGGCGCCGTCGACGTGGCCGTGGCGCACGACTGGGACATCGCGCCGCTCCCCGCTCCGCCGGGCGTGGAGCAGGCGGTGATCGGGGACGACCTCTGCGACCTCCTGGTGCCCGCCGGGCATCCGCTCGCCGGGCGGACGTCCGTGCGGCGGGAGGAGTTGGCCGGTGAGCGGTGGATCTGCCAGCCGCCCGGCCGGGTGTGCCACGACTGGCTGGTGCGCACGCTGCGCGCGGCGGGCTGCGAGCCGGACATCGTCCATCAGGCGGACGAGAACCCGACCCTCGTCGCCCTGGTCGCGGCCGGGCTCGGCGTCGCGCTGATCCCCCGGCTCGGGCGTGGCGCGCTTCCCGAAGGGGTGGTGGAGGTGCCGCTCGACCCGATGCCCGTACGGCGGTTGTACGCGCTGTGGCGCACCGGCGCGGCACGGCGGCCGGCCATCGCGGAGACGGTCGCCGCCCTGCGGTCGCACTGGCCCTCGGCGTCCCGGCACGACACGCCGTGA
- the hemC gene encoding hydroxymethylbilane synthase: MSAPELIRIVSRDSPMALAQVERVRAELGALHPEIRTEVVPVRTTGDKWMGDLSKVEGKGAFTKEVDAALLAGEADLAVHCVKDIPADRPLPAGTMFAAFLARDDIRDALIHPAGLTLDELPQGTRIGTSSVRRVAQLAASHPHLECVPFRGNANRRLEKLAAGEADALLLAASGLERIGRTDVISEVLSTETMMPPIGAGILALQCREGDTDVIGTVSDLGDPDTHREATAERMFLHVLQGHCNSPIAGYAKAHRGGELSLRACVFTPDGKTVLNAHEWAGRLDPATLGTSVAVALLRQGARELIDGIPH; encoded by the coding sequence ATGTCGGCCCCGGAACTGATCCGTATCGTCTCCCGCGACTCCCCCATGGCCTTGGCCCAAGTGGAGCGCGTACGCGCCGAGTTGGGCGCGCTCCACCCCGAGATCCGCACCGAGGTCGTCCCGGTGCGGACGACCGGCGACAAGTGGATGGGCGACCTGTCCAAGGTCGAGGGCAAGGGCGCGTTCACCAAGGAGGTCGACGCGGCGCTGCTGGCGGGTGAGGCCGACCTCGCGGTGCACTGCGTGAAGGACATCCCCGCGGACCGCCCGCTGCCCGCTGGGACGATGTTCGCCGCCTTCCTCGCCCGGGACGACATCCGCGACGCGCTGATCCACCCCGCCGGGCTCACCCTCGACGAGCTGCCGCAGGGCACCCGGATCGGCACCTCCTCCGTGCGGCGCGTGGCACAGCTCGCCGCCTCGCACCCGCATCTGGAGTGCGTGCCGTTCCGGGGCAACGCCAACCGCCGCCTGGAGAAGCTCGCGGCGGGCGAGGCGGACGCGCTGCTGCTCGCGGCGTCCGGGCTCGAACGCATCGGCCGCACCGACGTGATCAGCGAGGTCCTGTCGACCGAGACGATGATGCCGCCGATCGGCGCGGGCATCCTGGCCCTCCAGTGCCGCGAGGGCGACACGGACGTGATCGGGACCGTCAGCGACCTCGGCGACCCGGACACGCACCGCGAGGCCACCGCGGAGCGCATGTTCCTGCACGTCCTGCAGGGCCACTGCAACTCGCCGATCGCGGGTTACGCGAAGGCGCACCGCGGTGGCGAACTGTCGCTGCGCGCCTGCGTGTTCACCCCGGACGGCAAGACGGTCCTGAACGCGCACGAGTGGGCGGGCCGGCTCGATCCCGCGACCCTCGGCACGTCGGTCGCCGTGGCACTGCTGCGCCAGGGTGCCCGCGAGCTGATCGACGGCATCCCGCACTGA
- a CDS encoding bifunctional helix-turn-helix transcriptional regulator/GNAT family N-acetyltransferase yields the protein MTVQDIRSFNRFYTNVIGALDYGRHLYAPYTLTESRVLYELAHSPHTDATGLRSELSLDSGYLSRILNKFEQDGLIERAPSQSDPRRRRITLTPRGRETAAVLDERSRESVGALLATVPADDRPRLAEAMHTVRALLSSRRPAPPAGRGHEDVVLREPVPGDLGWIVQRNAALYASEFGWNTDYEGLVARIVADFAEDHDPHLERVWIAELAGRPVGCVMCVRDDAPGTARLRLLLVEPDARGLGVGDRLVEAVVGFARDGGYRDLVLWTNDVLTAAARVYRRHGFSLVAEKPHRSFGADLVGQDWRLDLHVSPG from the coding sequence ATGACCGTCCAGGACATCCGCTCCTTCAACCGCTTCTACACGAACGTCATCGGCGCACTCGACTACGGCCGCCACCTCTACGCCCCGTACACCCTCACGGAGTCGCGCGTGCTGTACGAGCTCGCCCACTCACCGCACACCGACGCCACCGGTCTCCGTAGCGAACTGTCTCTGGACTCGGGGTACTTGAGCCGGATCCTCAACAAGTTCGAGCAGGACGGCCTGATCGAGCGCGCGCCTTCGCAGAGCGACCCGCGCCGCCGCCGGATCACGCTCACACCGCGCGGCCGGGAGACCGCGGCCGTACTGGACGAACGTTCACGGGAATCCGTCGGGGCCCTGCTGGCGACCGTGCCCGCCGACGACCGCCCCCGCCTCGCCGAGGCGATGCACACCGTGCGCGCGCTCCTGTCGTCCCGCCGCCCGGCCCCACCCGCCGGCCGCGGACACGAGGACGTCGTGCTGCGCGAGCCCGTCCCCGGCGACCTCGGCTGGATCGTGCAGCGCAACGCCGCGCTGTACGCGTCCGAGTTCGGCTGGAACACCGACTACGAGGGGCTGGTCGCCAGGATCGTCGCGGACTTCGCCGAGGACCACGATCCGCATCTGGAGCGGGTCTGGATCGCCGAGCTGGCCGGCCGGCCGGTGGGGTGCGTGATGTGCGTGCGGGACGACGCCCCGGGAACGGCCCGGCTGCGACTGCTCCTCGTCGAGCCGGACGCCCGCGGGCTCGGCGTCGGCGACCGGCTGGTCGAGGCGGTCGTCGGGTTCGCGCGCGACGGCGGCTACCGGGACCTCGTCCTGTGGACCAACGACGTCCTGACCGCGGCCGCCCGCGTCTACCGCCGCCACGGCTTCTCCCTCGTCGCCGAGAAGCCGCACCGTTCGTTCGGCGCGGATCTCGTGGGCCAGGACTGGCGACTGGACCTGCACGTCTCCCCGGGATGA
- the aroA gene encoding 3-phosphoshikimate 1-carboxyvinyltransferase produces MAVVDIPGSKSITARALFLAAAADGVTTLRRPLRSDDTEGFAEGLVRLGYRVGRAPHVWQVDGRPGGPAVTDADVHCRDGATTARFLPTLAAAGHGTYRFDASAQMRRRPLLPLTRALRDLGVDLRHDREEGHHPLRIAASGVAGGEVTLDAGQSSQYLTALLLLGPLTREGLRITVTDLVSAPYVGITLAMMRAFGASVRREGDVFEVDPGGYRATTWAIEPDASTASYFFAAAAVTGRTVTVPGLGTGALQGDLGFVEVLRRMGARVEVREDRTTVTGTGELRGVTVGMRDISDTMPTLAAIAPFASGPVRIEDVANTRVKECDRLDACAENLRRLGVRVRTGPDWIEIHPGAAPRSGTEIRTYGDHRVVMSFAVTGLRTPGVSFDDPGCVRKTFPAFHEEFAGLRARLLGP; encoded by the coding sequence ATGGCCGTAGTCGACATCCCCGGGTCCAAGTCCATCACCGCGCGTGCGCTGTTCCTGGCGGCGGCGGCCGACGGGGTCACGACCCTGCGGCGCCCGCTCCGCTCCGACGACACGGAGGGCTTCGCGGAGGGCCTCGTCCGGCTGGGCTACCGGGTCGGCCGCGCACCGCACGTCTGGCAGGTCGACGGGCGTCCGGGGGGCCCGGCCGTCACGGACGCCGACGTGCACTGCCGGGACGGCGCGACCACCGCCCGCTTCCTGCCCACCCTCGCCGCCGCGGGCCACGGCACCTACCGCTTCGACGCCTCCGCGCAGATGCGCCGCCGCCCGCTGCTGCCGCTCACCCGCGCCCTGCGCGACCTGGGGGTGGACCTCCGGCACGACCGGGAGGAGGGCCATCACCCGCTGCGGATCGCGGCGTCCGGTGTGGCGGGCGGCGAGGTGACGCTCGACGCGGGCCAGTCCTCCCAGTACCTGACGGCACTTCTGCTGCTCGGCCCGCTGACCCGCGAGGGCCTGCGGATCACCGTGACCGACCTGGTGTCCGCGCCGTACGTCGGGATCACCCTCGCGATGATGCGGGCGTTCGGGGCGTCCGTCCGCAGGGAGGGCGACGTCTTCGAGGTGGACCCCGGCGGCTACCGCGCCACGACCTGGGCGATCGAACCCGACGCGTCCACCGCGAGCTACTTCTTCGCCGCGGCGGCGGTGACGGGCCGTACGGTGACGGTCCCCGGTCTCGGCACCGGCGCGCTCCAGGGGGACCTGGGCTTCGTGGAGGTGCTGCGGCGGATGGGGGCGCGGGTGGAGGTCCGCGAGGACCGTACGACGGTCACCGGTACCGGCGAACTGCGCGGCGTCACGGTCGGCATGCGGGACATCTCCGACACCATGCCGACGCTGGCCGCGATCGCGCCGTTCGCCTCGGGCCCGGTCCGCATCGAGGACGTCGCCAACACACGCGTCAAGGAGTGCGACCGCCTCGACGCCTGCGCGGAGAACCTCCGGCGGCTGGGCGTACGGGTGCGGACCGGCCCCGACTGGATCGAGATCCACCCCGGTGCGGCTCCGCGGTCCGGCACGGAGATCAGGACGTACGGCGACCACCGCGTCGTCATGTCCTTCGCGGTGACCGGACTGCGGACCCCGGGTGTCTCGTTCGACGACCCCGGCTGCGTACGGAAGACGTTCCCGGCCTTCCACGAGGAGTTCGCCGGGCTGCGGGCCCGGCTGCTGGGTCCGTGA
- a CDS encoding LacI family DNA-binding transcriptional regulator, which translates to MTVTLADVAARAQVSPATVSRVLNGNYPVAASTRERVLRAVDELDYVLNGPASSLAAATSDLVGILVNDIADPFFGIMAAAIQSEIGGPGGRAGGERLGVVCNTGGVAERELTYLTLLQRQRAAAVVLTGGAVEDAPHAAAVAAKLRKLGEAGTRVVLCGRPPAPDAPEAIALTFDNRGGGQQLTEHLIGLGHRRMGYIAGPEERTTTRHRLEGHRAALAAHGIGDDPRWTVHGRYDRRSGYEATVELLRREPGLTAVVAANDTVALGACAALRDAGLRIPDDVSVAGFDDLPFSVDAVPALTTVRLPLSEAGARAGRVAMGREEAPPGGIAGVRGELMVRGSTGVPKG; encoded by the coding sequence ATGACCGTGACCCTGGCGGACGTGGCGGCACGGGCGCAGGTCTCGCCCGCGACCGTGTCCCGGGTGCTGAACGGGAACTACCCCGTCGCCGCGTCCACGCGCGAACGGGTGCTGCGCGCGGTGGACGAACTCGACTACGTACTGAACGGGCCCGCCAGTTCGCTGGCCGCCGCCACCTCCGATCTGGTCGGCATCCTGGTCAACGACATCGCCGACCCGTTCTTCGGGATCATGGCGGCCGCGATCCAGTCGGAGATCGGGGGGCCCGGGGGGCGTGCGGGCGGGGAGCGGCTCGGGGTGGTGTGCAACACCGGCGGTGTCGCGGAGCGCGAGCTGACGTACCTCACGCTGCTCCAGCGGCAGCGCGCGGCGGCGGTCGTACTGACCGGGGGCGCGGTCGAGGACGCGCCGCACGCGGCGGCGGTCGCGGCGAAGCTGCGCAAGCTCGGCGAGGCGGGGACGCGGGTCGTGCTGTGCGGTCGGCCGCCCGCGCCGGACGCGCCCGAGGCGATCGCGCTCACCTTCGACAACCGGGGCGGCGGGCAGCAGCTCACCGAGCATCTGATCGGGCTCGGGCACCGGCGGATGGGGTACATCGCGGGACCCGAGGAGAGGACCACGACCCGGCACCGGCTGGAGGGCCACCGGGCCGCGCTCGCCGCGCACGGGATCGGGGACGATCCCCGGTGGACCGTGCACGGGCGCTACGACCGGCGCTCCGGGTACGAGGCGACGGTCGAGCTTCTGCGCCGGGAGCCGGGCCTGACGGCTGTCGTCGCCGCCAACGACACGGTCGCGCTCGGCGCGTGTGCGGCGTTGCGCGACGCGGGGTTGCGCATCCCGGACGACGTGTCGGTGGCCGGGTTCGACGATCTGCCGTTCAGTGTCGACGCGGTGCCGGCGCTGACGACGGTGCGGTTGCCGTTGTCGGAGGCGGGGGCGCGGGCGGGACGGGTCGCCATGGGCCGCGAGGAGGCTCCGCCCGGGGGGATCGCCGGAGTGCGGGGCGAATTGATGGTGCGGGGGTCCACCGGGGTCCCCAAGGGGTAG
- a CDS encoding EamA family transporter: MRPAHICLAVFVAAVWGVNFTVVEVGLGHFPPLLFSALRFLVAALPAVFFVGRPKVAWKWIVAVGLVLGVAKFGLLFIGMGAGMPAGLSSLVLQVQAVFTALIAYAVLGERPTGVRLAGMAVALCGVVVAAVDEGTGGPLGAFALVIAAAACWGASNVLTRRASPPDSLNFMVWVSTVPVLPLLGLSLLTEGPARDLDALRALDWRGAGIVVYVAWITTVLGFGAWGRLLRHHPASTVAPFSLLVPVFGMSSAALFLGESVGPLRWAAAALLVGGVALTSLAPSRTARGVVRPADGPTPDRIGAPV; encoded by the coding sequence ATGCGACCCGCCCACATCTGTCTCGCCGTGTTCGTCGCCGCCGTCTGGGGCGTGAACTTCACCGTCGTCGAGGTCGGTCTCGGCCACTTCCCGCCGCTGCTCTTCTCCGCCCTGCGCTTCCTGGTGGCGGCTCTGCCCGCGGTGTTCTTCGTCGGGCGGCCCAAGGTCGCGTGGAAGTGGATCGTGGCGGTGGGGCTGGTCCTGGGCGTCGCCAAGTTCGGACTGCTCTTCATCGGCATGGGCGCCGGGATGCCGGCCGGCCTGTCCTCCCTCGTCCTCCAGGTCCAGGCGGTCTTCACGGCGCTCATCGCCTACGCCGTCCTGGGCGAACGGCCCACCGGCGTCCGGCTCGCGGGCATGGCGGTCGCGTTGTGCGGCGTCGTCGTGGCCGCCGTGGACGAGGGCACCGGCGGCCCGCTCGGCGCCTTCGCGCTGGTGATCGCGGCGGCGGCCTGCTGGGGCGCGTCCAACGTCCTGACCCGCAGGGCTTCTCCGCCCGACTCCCTCAATTTCATGGTGTGGGTGAGCACCGTCCCCGTACTCCCGCTGCTGGGGCTCTCGTTGCTGACGGAGGGCCCCGCCCGGGACCTCGACGCGCTGCGTGCCCTCGACTGGCGGGGCGCCGGGATCGTGGTCTACGTCGCCTGGATCACGACCGTCCTCGGCTTCGGGGCGTGGGGCAGGCTGCTGCGCCACCATCCCGCGTCCACCGTCGCGCCGTTCTCCCTCCTGGTCCCGGTCTTCGGCATGTCGTCCGCCGCCCTGTTCCTCGGCGAGTCGGTGGGCCCCCTGCGCTGGGCGGCGGCGGCGCTGCTGGTCGGAGGGGTGGCCCTGACCTCCCTGGCACCCTCGCGGACGGCCCGCGGGGTGGTCCGACCGGCGGACGGTCCGACACCGGACCGGATCGGGGCGCCAGTATGA